The following coding sequences lie in one Bacteroidia bacterium genomic window:
- the tgt gene encoding tRNA guanosine(34) transglycosylase Tgt → MFKFEIIAEDKHTKARAGILHTPHGSIETPIFMPVGTVGTVKAVSQQDLIEKIKAQIILGNTYHLYLRPGVEILYKAGGLHKFIHWEKPILTDSGGFQVYSLSAIRKIKEEGVTFQSHLDGSKHIFTPENVIDTQRKIGSDIMMVLDECTPYPCEYKYAKKSMEMTHRWARRCKKRFEETEPLYGYTQALFCIVQGSIYQDLRKQSAEILSEMDFFGNAIGGLSVGEPAEVMYEITDVVTDILPKHKPRYLMGVGTPANILESFALGIDMMDCVMPTRNARNGTLFTRNGIMNMRNAKYKDDFSPLDPLSDCEIDHYYSKAYLRHLLNQNEILGAWIATIHNLRFYLWLSEQARQHIIQGDFYSWKKEMVSALTQKI, encoded by the coding sequence ATGTTCAAGTTTGAAATTATAGCAGAAGATAAACACACTAAGGCAAGAGCAGGTATTCTACACACTCCACATGGTAGCATAGAAACGCCAATTTTTATGCCCGTAGGTACAGTAGGTACAGTAAAAGCAGTTTCGCAACAAGACCTTATTGAAAAAATTAAAGCGCAAATTATTTTAGGCAATACCTATCATCTATATTTACGCCCAGGTGTAGAAATACTATACAAAGCAGGGGGACTACATAAATTTATACACTGGGAAAAGCCCATACTTACTGACAGTGGAGGTTTTCAGGTCTATTCCTTATCTGCTATTCGTAAAATAAAAGAGGAAGGAGTAACTTTTCAATCTCATTTAGATGGCTCAAAGCATATTTTTACTCCCGAAAACGTGATAGATACTCAACGTAAGATAGGTTCGGACATTATGATGGTTTTAGATGAATGCACCCCCTATCCCTGTGAGTATAAATATGCAAAAAAATCTATGGAAATGACACACAGATGGGCAAGACGCTGCAAGAAACGTTTTGAAGAAACAGAACCTCTATATGGCTATACACAAGCTTTGTTTTGCATTGTACAGGGCAGCATTTACCAAGATTTGCGAAAGCAAAGTGCTGAAATACTATCTGAAATGGATTTTTTTGGTAATGCTATTGGGGGACTATCCGTTGGTGAACCTGCGGAGGTTATGTATGAGATTACTGATGTTGTTACGGATATCTTACCTAAACACAAGCCACGTTACTTAATGGGAGTAGGAACACCAGCAAATATCCTCGAAAGCTTTGCACTAGGTATTGACATGATGGATTGTGTGATGCCAACCCGGAACGCACGCAACGGAACGTTATTTACTCGCAATGGAATTATGAACATGCGTAATGCTAAATACAAAGATGACTTTTCCCCATTAGATCCCCTATCGGATTGTGAGATTGATCACTACTATTCTAAGGCATATCTGCGGCACTTACTAAACCAAAATGAAATTTTGGGCGCTTGGATAGCCACTATCCATAACCTACGTTTTTATCTTTGGCTTTCTGAACAAGCTCGCCAGCACATCATTCAAGGCGATTTTTACAGTTGGAAAAAAGAAATGGTATCCGCACTTACCCAAAAAATATAA
- a CDS encoding gliding motility lipoprotein GldH, with product MKAYSFVILCVCAWIILYFTACQRAVFAKRHSFANNQWNSKDSITFEPEIKDTNLEYEIILNLRHTQYYECKNIIFSMSITAPNGQMLSYEQFDIPLADNSGRWTGEWIGDIVDQKIILKRNYKFAQAGKYTFRFAQQMRDKEKLHSVMSAELVIKSK from the coding sequence ATGAAGGCATATTCTTTCGTTATCCTTTGTGTATGTGCTTGGATAATCTTGTATTTTACTGCTTGTCAAAGAGCAGTTTTTGCCAAGCGACACTCCTTTGCAAACAACCAATGGAACAGCAAGGACTCTATCACTTTTGAACCTGAAATTAAAGACACTAATTTGGAATATGAAATTATTCTTAATTTAAGGCACACGCAGTACTATGAATGTAAAAACATTATTTTCAGCATGAGTATTACTGCGCCCAATGGTCAGATGCTTTCTTACGAACAATTTGACATACCCTTAGCAGATAATAGCGGTAGATGGACGGGTGAATGGATAGGCGATATTGTAGATCAAAAAATTATTCTGAAACGCAACTATAAGTTTGCTCAAGCTGGTAAATACACTTTCCGCTTTGCGCAACAAATGAGAGATAAAGAAAAACTGCATTCTGTTATGAGTGCAGAGCTAGTCATTAAAAGTAAGTAG
- a CDS encoding Signal peptidase-like protein encodes MGCHSCNKSCGAGGCSSCGIGGCASCNKLNTYDWLAGLQDVQAFNIHEVRFKADRKDFFQNVHRLDIVTGDWVVVESENGGYDVGQVSLSGELVRLQMLKKKIDLEQYTPKKIYRKANEQDLQKLREAREREMSILYRTREIIKSLGLEMKLSEVEFQGDRSRITFYYTAENRVDFRELIKILAEEFKVRIEMRQIGLRQEAAKLGGIGSCGRELCCSTWLTDFKSVNVNAAKYQYLSLNSSRLSGQCGRLKCCLNYELDLYLEALNFIPKVEQPIRTVKGDAVHEKTDIFKKLMWFSIKSDNTWYAVPIERVNQLLEMQAKGIVIESLLEPPKIEEKYADFVDVVGQSEFELGNKKQTKNVKEISQKTENSQKKLTNQQKKTNIDIKPKILSDNL; translated from the coding sequence ATGGGATGCCATTCTTGTAATAAATCCTGTGGCGCGGGAGGATGCAGTTCTTGTGGTATAGGTGGATGCGCAAGTTGCAACAAACTAAACACTTACGATTGGTTGGCAGGTTTGCAAGATGTACAGGCTTTTAATATCCACGAAGTACGATTCAAAGCCGATAGAAAAGACTTTTTTCAAAATGTTCATCGGTTGGATATTGTAACAGGCGATTGGGTAGTTGTAGAGAGCGAAAATGGAGGTTATGATGTGGGGCAAGTTTCTCTATCAGGAGAGTTGGTGCGTTTACAAATGCTAAAAAAGAAAATAGACCTTGAACAATATACACCTAAAAAAATTTATCGCAAAGCAAATGAGCAAGACTTACAAAAGCTACGCGAAGCCCGAGAGAGAGAAATGTCAATCTTATATCGCACTCGCGAAATAATCAAAAGCTTAGGCTTAGAAATGAAGCTTTCAGAAGTGGAATTTCAAGGCGATAGGTCTAGGATTACATTCTACTACACTGCTGAAAATAGAGTGGATTTCAGGGAATTGATTAAGATATTAGCAGAAGAGTTCAAAGTTCGGATTGAGATGCGGCAGATTGGACTAAGGCAAGAAGCGGCTAAATTGGGCGGAATTGGATCTTGTGGTAGGGAACTTTGTTGTAGTACTTGGCTAACTGACTTTAAGTCCGTAAACGTAAACGCGGCTAAATACCAATATCTCTCTCTCAATTCTAGTCGTTTGTCAGGACAATGTGGCAGATTAAAATGCTGCCTGAATTATGAGCTAGATTTATACCTTGAAGCCCTTAATTTTATTCCTAAAGTGGAACAGCCTATTCGCACTGTCAAGGGAGATGCTGTTCATGAAAAAACGGATATATTCAAAAAATTGATGTGGTTTAGTATCAAATCCGATAATACTTGGTACGCTGTTCCAATAGAAAGGGTCAACCAGCTTTTAGAAATGCAAGCCAAAGGTATAGTGATAGAAAGTTTGTTAGAACCACCGAAAATAGAAGAAAAATACGCAGACTTTGTAGATGTAGTAGGGCAAAGCGAGTTCGAGTTAGGTAACAAAAAACAGACTAAAAATGTTAAAGAAATTTCCCAAAAAACTGAAAACTCACAAAAAAAGCTAACTAATCAGCAAAAAAAAACTAATATTGACATTAAACCTAAAATTTTATCGGATAATCTATGA
- the porV gene encoding type IX secretion system outer membrane channel protein PorV, protein MSKHAFYWVFVLTCGFYTLSVSQSTGPNAAGQTKAITTAVPFLIITPDSQSGGLGDAGVALTNNSNAMHWNPAAISFINKKFGAGISYTPWLTQLGVRDISLSYLSGFYNMGEDGAIGSSLRYFTLGEIIFTNDQGQQIGRFNANEFAIDAGYSRKLSESFSLALAARFIYSNLAAGFTIGGTNTVIRPGIAGAADIAGLYNKDFTVSDLPINLRVGFNISNIGSKIRYTTSGSADFIPTNMRVGYAIKIDADNYNSITLTNDFNKLLVPSAGGAARTGLISGMMQSFGDAQGGFSEEISEITTSIGLEYWYNKLFAARAGFFYEDPAKGARKYMTFGMGIRYNVLGFDFAYLVPFQQNHPLANTLRFSLLFDFEAFKNQ, encoded by the coding sequence ATGTCAAAACATGCTTTTTATTGGGTATTTGTGCTTACATGTGGCTTTTACACTCTTTCAGTAAGCCAAAGCACGGGTCCCAACGCCGCAGGTCAAACAAAAGCAATTACCACTGCTGTCCCTTTTTTAATCATTACTCCAGACTCACAATCAGGAGGTTTAGGCGATGCAGGCGTAGCCTTGACAAACAATAGCAACGCTATGCACTGGAATCCTGCTGCAATTAGCTTCATCAATAAAAAATTTGGAGCAGGTATTTCATACACGCCTTGGCTAACACAGTTAGGAGTTAGAGATATAAGCTTATCTTACTTATCAGGCTTTTACAATATGGGCGAAGATGGAGCAATAGGAAGTTCTCTTCGCTACTTCACTTTAGGCGAAATTATCTTTACAAACGATCAAGGACAACAAATAGGGCGATTTAATGCTAATGAGTTTGCCATAGACGCAGGATATAGCCGTAAGCTGTCTGAAAGTTTTTCCTTAGCCTTAGCCGCAAGGTTTATCTATTCAAACCTTGCCGCAGGTTTCACGATTGGGGGAACTAACACTGTAATTAGACCCGGTATTGCAGGCGCAGCCGATATTGCAGGTCTATACAACAAAGATTTTACAGTTTCTGACCTACCTATCAATCTTAGGGTAGGTTTTAATATCTCTAACATTGGTTCTAAAATACGATACACTACAAGCGGTTCAGCAGATTTTATTCCTACTAACATGCGAGTAGGATATGCTATCAAAATTGATGCAGATAACTACAATAGCATAACTTTGACTAATGATTTTAATAAGCTTTTAGTCCCCAGTGCAGGTGGCGCAGCAAGAACGGGACTTATATCAGGTATGATGCAATCTTTTGGCGATGCTCAAGGTGGATTTAGTGAAGAAATATCAGAAATTACTACCTCTATTGGTTTAGAATACTGGTATAATAAACTTTTCGCAGCACGTGCGGGCTTCTTTTATGAAGATCCTGCCAAAGGTGCTAGAAAATATATGACTTTTGGAATGGGCATCCGCTATAATGTTTTAGGTTTTGACTTTGCCTATTTAGTACCTTTTCAACAGAATCATCCTTTGGCAAATACTTTACGTTTTTCTCTATTGTTTGACTTTGAAGCTTTCAAAAATCAGTAA